One Paraburkholderia phymatum STM815 genomic window, ATCCGCGCTGCGCTGCTGAAGCATCGCGTGCTGTTCCTGCGCGATCAGGAAATCACGCGCGCCCAGCATGTCGCGTTTGCGCGGCGATTTGGCGAACTCGAAGATCACCCCATCGCGGGCAGCGATCCCGAGCATCCCGGCCTCGTGCGCATCTACAAGACGCCCGACCAGCCGAACGACCGCTATGAAAACGCATGGCACACCGACGCCACGTGGCGCGCCGCGCCGCCTTTCGGCTGCGTGCTGCGCTGCGTGGAATGCCCGCCCGTCGGCGGCGACACGATGTGGGCGAACATGGTGCTCGCTTACGAGAACCTGCCCGAGCACGTCAAGACGCAGATCGCCGATCTGCGCGCACGCCACAGTATCGAAGCGAGCTTCGGCGCCGCGATGCCGATCGAAAAGCGCCACGCGCTGAAAGCGCAGTATCCGGATGCCGAGCACCCTGTGGTCCGCACGCATCCGGAAACCGGGGAGAAAGTGCTGTTCGTCAACGCATTCACGACGCACTTCACCAACTACCACACGCCCGAGCGCGTGCGCTTCGGCCAGGACGCCAATCCCGGCGCGAGCATGCTGCTCAGCTATCTGGTGAGCCAGGCATATGTGCCCGAGTACCAGGTGCGCTGGCGCTGGCGGAAGAACAGCATCGCGATCTGGGACAACCGCAGCACGCAGCACTACGCCGTGATGGATTACCCCCCGTGTCACCGCAAGATGGAACGCGCGGGAATCATCGGCGACGTGCCGTTCTAAGCGCGTCACGCCGCACTCAATCGCCGTAGCCGAATTCTTTTCCGATAGCCCGTCGACGACGGGCGGCTCGAACACGCACAAATCTGGAGGACGACAATGCAATTTCTCGACGACTCGCTGCACCCGGAGCATCAGGACAAGGTGGTGATCACTGTTGCGCCGTACGGGCCCGAATGGATGCCGGAAGACTTCCCTGAAGACATTCCCGTGACGATGGAAGCACAGGTCCAGAAGGCCGTCGACTGCTACAACGCAGGCGCCACGGTGCTGCATCTGCACGTGCGCGAACTCGACGGCAAGGGCTCGAAGCGTCTGTCGAAGTTCAACGAACTGATCGCCGGCGTGCGCGCCGCCGTGCCCGACATGATCATCCAGGTGGGCGGGTCGATTTCGTTCGCACCGGAAAACGACGGCCAGGCTGCGAAGTGGCTCTCCGACGACACGCGTCACATGCTCGCCGAACTCGATCCGAAGCCGGATCAGGTCACCGTCGCGATCAACACGACGCAGATGAACATCATGGAGCTGCTGTATCCGGAATACCTCGCCGGCACCTCGCTCGCGAATCCGGCGTACCAGGCCGCGTACAGCGAGATGACGGTGCCCGCCGGTCCCGCCTGGGTCGAAGAGCATCTTCGCCGTCTGCAGGCATCGGGCATTCAGCCGCATTTCCAGCTGACGGGCATGCACGCGCTCGAGACGCTCGAACGGCTGGTGCGCAAGGGCGTCTACACGGGCCCGCTGAACCTGACGTGGATCGGCATCGGCGGCGGCTTCGACGGTCCGAACCCGTTCAACTTCTTCAACTTCATTCATCGCGCGCCGAACGGCTGCACGCTGACGGCCGAATCGCTGCTGAAGAACGTGCTGCCGTTCAACACGATGGCGCTGGCGATGGGTCTGCATCCGCGCTGCGGCATCGAAGACACGATCATCGATCAGCACGGCAACCGCATGACCTCGGTGCAGCAGATCGAGCAGACGGTGCGCATTGCGCGGGAACTGGGCCGTGAGATCGCGAGCGGCAAGGAAGCGCGCGAGATCTACCGGATCGGCGTGCAATACCGCGACGCGGACGAGACGCTCGCCGCTAACGGCATGGCGCCGAACCGCAAGCCGGGACAAAAGAATCTTCCGCTGGCCGCGTGACGCACGCAGTGCTGACCGAAGGCTGAGGAGACGCCGGATGCTGGCGTCAAACGAAACGGACCTATTCCGGGGCGGGGCCGGCGTCATCCGGCGTGCGGCTTGAAGAGACGGGCCCGCGCGCGTCGAGCGCGCGGAGCACGCAACGCCCGCAAACGGAGGAGACAATCTTGCATATCCATCATGTCGATCACGGCGCACACGGAAACTTTGCCGCGCGCACAGGCACGCGCGCGTATGCGTGGATCGTTTTCGCGCTGACCTTCGGATTGCTGCTGTCGGACTATATGTCGCGACAGGTGCTGAATGCCGTATTTCCGTTGCTCAAGACAACGTGGGGGCTTAGCGATACGCAGCTCGGCTCGCTAAGCGGCGTCGTCGCGCTGATGGTCGGCGCGCTGACCGTTCCGCTGTCCGTGCTGGCCGACCGCTGGGGCCGCGTGAAGAGCATCGTCGTGATGGCCGCGTTGTGGAGCGCGGCGACGCTCGGCTGCGCGATCGCCACGAGCTACGGCGAAATGCTCGTGGCCCGCGCGCTGGTCGGTGTCGGCGAGGCCGCGTATGGCAGCGTCGGTATCGCGCTGATCCTGAGCATCTTCCCCGCGCATCTGCGCTCGACGCTGACGGGCGCCTTCATGGCAGGCGGTGCGTTCGGCTCTGTGTTCGGCATGGCGCTGGGCGGCGTGGTGGCCGTGCATCTCGGCTGGCGCTGGTCGTTCGGCGCGATGGCGTGCTTCGGCATCGTGCTGGTGTTCGCGTACATGATGATCGTCACCGAGAAGCGCGTTGCATGCCGACGCAACGACATCGCCGTATCGCTTCGCGCGAATAAGGCGGAGCGCCCCAGTTTTCGCGCAACGCTGCGCGGGCTTTTCTCGACGGTTTCGGTGATATGCGCGTACGTCGGCAGCGCGTTGCAGCTTTTCATCATGGCATCTGTGCTGGCGTGGATGCCGAGCTTTCTGAACCGCTACTACGGCATGCCGACCGACAAGGCGGCCGTCACGGCAGCAGGATTCCTGCTGCTCGGCGGCGTCGGGATGATTGTGTGCGGCATCGTGACGGACAGAGTCAGCAAGGGACATCCCGAGCGCAAGTGGATGACGGCGATCGCCTATTGCGTGATGTCGCTCGTACTGCTGGGCATCGGCTTCCAGTTGCAGGCGGGCCCGCTGCAATTCGTGCTGCTTGGCGCCGGCATCTTCGTTGTGGCGGGCACATCCGGACCGGCCGGCGCAATGGTCGCCAATCTCACGCCGCCCTCGATCCATGCGCCCGCGTTCGCCACGCTGACGCTCGTGAACAACCTGCTAGGCATGGCGCCAGGGCCGCTCGTGACGGGTTATATCGCGGACCGCATCGGCCTGCCTGGCGCGTTGCAGCTCGTGCCGCTCGCCGCCGCGCTGGCGACCGTGATGTTCACGATCGGCATGCGCAATTACGGACGCGGCCTGCAACGCGTCGAACCGGCGCGTACCGCTCTCGCAACCGAATGAAACACGAAGGACTCACTCTCATGACATCCCCGACGACGCCAACCGTATTGATCGTGCCCGGACTGCGCGACCACATCGAAGATCATTGGCAAACACTGCTGCAACGCGCGCTGCCCAATGCGCGCGCCGTCGCACCGCTGGAGCATGACAAGCTCAGCCGCGCGGCGCGCACCGCGGCGCTCGATGCCGCGCTGCGTGAAATCGATGGCCCTGTCGTGCTGGTCGCGCACAGCGCCGGCGTGATGATCACCGTGCATTGGGCGCAGCAGCATCATCGCCAGATCAAGGGCGCGTTGCTTGCCACACCCGTCGATCTGGAAACGCCGCTGCCCGAAGGCTATCCGACGCAGGACGCGCTGCGCGACAACGGCTGGCTGTCGATACCGCGCGAACGTCTGCCGTTCCCGAGCATCGTCGTCGCCAGCACGAACGATCCCCTCGCGCGTTTCGAGCGTGTCGCGGGCATGGCGCAGGATTGGGGAAGCCGGCTCGTTCATGCGGGCGCCGTCGGTCATCTGAATCCTGCTTCGGGATACGGCGAATGGCCGCGCGCCATCGAACTCATCGCCGAACTGAGCGGCGAACCGGCGCACGCGCCGTGCTGACGGACATATCGACCCATATGAAATCGACGCTTGACCATCGTGTCTGCCGGGCCGACGAACTCGCGCCCGGTCAGCGGAAAATCGTGTTCGTCGATGGCCGATCCATCGCGCTGTTCAATCTCGGCGGCGAACTGCGCGCAATCGACGACGCCTGTCCGCATAACGGCGCATCGCTGCTGACGGGACGCCTCGAAGGGAGCGTGCTGCGATGTCCCGCGCATGGGCTCCCATTCGATCTGCTGACCGGCTGCTCGCCCGCCGGACGCGCGCTGTGCCTGACGACGTTCCCGCTGCGTCAGGTCGAAGACGGTATCGTCATCACGTTGCAAAGCAGCGATTCGCCGACCTGTTCTCCGACCTAAGCGTGACATAAGGTTCTGCCGGTAGGATCGTGTCGTCTGCTCATTACAGGGCTCGGCGCCCGATCTGCACATGAACACACTTGAAGCGTTCAACCAGGCGCTTTTTCTCACGATCAACGCGACGACTTCGACGCCTCGCTGGCAAATCGGCGTTGCATCATGTGTCGCCGACTACGTGATCTATCTCGTTCCCCTCGTGCTCGCCGCGCTTTGGCTATCCGGCAACCGGGACAGCCGCGAAGCCGCGTTGCGCGCGTGTTGCGTGACGCTGCTCGCGCTCGGGTTCAATCAGATCATCGGCCTTGCATGGATGCATCCGCGGCCGTTCATGATCGGACTGGGCCATACGTTCGTCGAACACGCGCCGGATTCGTCGTTTCCGAGCGATCACGGTACGGTCTTCGCGAGCGTCGCGTTGACCTTGCTGTTCGCACGCGTGCGCTGGGCCGGTTTGCTCACGCTCGTTGCCGGGCTCGCGGTTGCGTGGTCGCGCGTGTACATCGGCGTGCACTTTCCGTTCGACATGCTGGGCGCTGCATTGATCGCGTGCGTCGCGTACGTCCTCGTGTGGCCCCTCTGGTCGCTGGCGGGGAATGCGGCAGCAGACGTGACGATCGTGCTGTATCGCAAGCTGCTGGCGTGGCCGATCGCGCGCGGATGGATGCGCACGTAGCCAAAATCACGCGCCCAGAAGAACAAACCGCGACTGCGTTCCGTCGAATGACAGCGCATGTCGCGGTCTTTGCGACCCACCTGCTGCGCTGGCGTGACAGCCAGCGCCGAATGCATCAGTGATGCTCGAACACGGGTGCCGAGTACGAACTGGCCGAGAACGAAGCGCGCTGGCCACCTTGCGACGAGCCATCCGCCACACCGCCCACACCGCTATTCTCGACTCCATTTGCAGCTGCAACCTTTGCTTGCGCAGCCTGGATGTTGGCAGGGTATTGCGTATCGCTGCTATTCGACGGGATGTAGCCCACTTTCTCCAGTTGCACCAGCTCGGCGCGAACTTCAGCACGGGTCACCGGCTGGCTGGATTGCGCGAATGACATGACAGGAACAGCGAGGACAGCAGCAACTGCAACAGCCTTGATGAGCGATTTCATGATCATTACCTCCAGGATTTGTTTTTCGGATGCTTCGAACTGTTTTGTTCGTTGCGTTGAAAACAGTCTAGGAGTGTCGGCGTTGCGGATAAACACCCGATCCACCAACTCATAGTTTCAGGAAACGTCATAAACCGCTCGACACTGGTGCGAGATGCGTTCTGGATCACGCTGCGTGCGTCAGTCGGCTGCTCGGTGCAGCAACTCGAATTCGAAACACACGCCGTGCTGCTCGATCCAGCGGCGCGCCCATGTCAGCGCGCATTGCATGGCCGCCTCCGGCGCGCCGAACTTCGGACCCACGAGGCCGGATCGCGCGACGCGCCGGCCATCGCGCGTGATCTCCGTCCAGCCGCGAAACATCGCGTCGGGTACGAGATCGGCCGCAACGTACACGATGTAGCCTCTGTCGTCGGTCACGCGCGCGCCCTTCGCCGCGAGTCCCATCCAGAACCCACGATTCGAGGTGTCGGGTTGCGGCTCGCGGGCGGCTGCTGCCGTCGCGGGCCGCCCCGACTCGATCGGCTCGATCGGCTCGATCGGCTCGGCCGGGGCGGCTGGGGCAAAGCGACGACCCGGGTCGGCCGTCGATGTCTGCCAGGACGCCTGGCTTCGCCAGACCACGCGAGGCAGGCCGCGCTCGTCGATTACGCGGCTGTCGCGCTTCGGCCTGGCCTTTGGGACCGGATTCGGCACATCGGGTACGTATGAAAAGCGGCGTCCCCTGTCGCTGAGGATGCGGATCATCTCGGCAAGCTTGCCGTCGCGCCGCCACTCTTCGAACCGGCAACGGCAGGTAGGCTGCGATGGATAGTGCGCGGGCAGCTTGGCCCACGATTCGCCCGTGGTCAACACCCACAGCACCGCGTTGGCCAGCAGGCGCGGCCGGATGCGCGGGCGGCCGCGCTTCAGCATGCCCGCAGGAGGCGGCGCGCAGAGCGTCGGCGCGACCAGCGACCACTCTTCGTTGGAAAGCTCCTCGAACTGCATCTCCTTCTCCAACTCGCTACAGACATCGAGCACGGTGACCATTGACCCACGACGTAATCTTTGATGCAGTCAGGATTCGGATCGGCTTCGAAGGTGAGCCGTCTGAATCTTGTGTCAGGAAATCCCTGGCCAGGGCCGACGCGACGGTCCGCCAACGAACAGGTGACGAGATGAACCCGCAACCGGCAACACCGCGTTTCTCATGTGCGGATGCGCAGGCGCTACCGTGGACGCCATCGGCGTGTGCGAGCGGCGTGCAGATCAAGAATCTCGGCAAGGCCAATGGACGCGCGATGCAGCTCGTGCGTTTCGAACCCGGGACGGTGTTCCCGAACCACCTGCACACCGGCCCCGAGTTCATCTACATGCTAGAAGGCGAAGCGGTGCAGAACGGACAGCGTCTGTTGCCGGGATGGGTTGGCATCGCAGAAGCGGGTACGGTGGAAAACGGCTTCCGAAGCGATACAGGATGTGTCTTCCTGTTGACCTACGATGTCGCCCAGCGCTTCTGCTGAGCACGCAAGAAGCGATACGCAGCATCGAATTCACGCTACAACTGCTTACAAAGCCGATGCGACGGCGCGTACACCGCCGTCATTCGAGCGGCGTTATTGCAGGCACACACACCGTGGAGCCCGTCATGAACGCCAATGTCACGAACAGCACTTCGCAACGTAGCCGTATCCATCCCTTGATCGCAGGCGCGGCTGTGTCCGTGATCCTCGCCAGCGTCACAGGCGTCGCGGCCATGACGGGCATCCTGCCCGTTTCGCACGCGGTGCAGCCGCCCGCTGCGCAGATCGCGCCCGTCGCCGCGCAGGCCGCCAGCGCGCCGCTCGCTACCGTCGAGCCAGCGAACGCCACGGCTCAGCAAACGGGCGCGGTCCAGCAGCCGAGTGCGGCGCAACCCGTCGCCCAGCAAGCGGCACCCGCTGCGCCGCGGCCCGTTCATCACACGCGCAAGCCGTCGGTCGCGCCCGCACCGCAGTACGCGAACGGCAACTATGCGCAATCGGCCGGCGCACGCCAGGTTGCCGCCGATCCCTATGCGGGTGAAGTCGTCGCGATCAACCCGGTGCAAACGTCAGAGCCGACCACGGGACTCGGCGCCGTCGGTGGCGCGGTCGCGGGCGGTTTGATCGGCAATCAGTTCGGCGGCGGACACGGACGCATCCTTACCACCATCGCGGGCGCGGTGGGCGGCGGTCTCGCGGGCAACGGCATCGAACATGCGGTGCGCAAGCAGACGAGCTATCAGGTACAGGTGCGCATGCAGGACGGCAGCTATCGCAACTTCACTTATGCGACTGAACCGCAGGTGCAGGTCGGACAACGCGTGCACGTATCCGGCGACACGCTCACGGCTTCGTGATGGCAAGCATGAAACCGCCCGCATGTGGCGGGCGGTTACTACCCGTTACAGACGCAACATGACGGATGCAACATGAGAACGACTGCGTTCCTACAA contains:
- a CDS encoding TauD/TfdA dioxygenase family protein — protein: MRIEQLTCSIGAELTGVDLADAVHDDGLFAEIRAALLKHRVLFLRDQEITRAQHVAFARRFGELEDHPIAGSDPEHPGLVRIYKTPDQPNDRYENAWHTDATWRAAPPFGCVLRCVECPPVGGDTMWANMVLAYENLPEHVKTQIADLRARHSIEASFGAAMPIEKRHALKAQYPDAEHPVVRTHPETGEKVLFVNAFTTHFTNYHTPERVRFGQDANPGASMLLSYLVSQAYVPEYQVRWRWRKNSIAIWDNRSTQHYAVMDYPPCHRKMERAGIIGDVPF
- a CDS encoding BKACE family enzyme, with product MQFLDDSLHPEHQDKVVITVAPYGPEWMPEDFPEDIPVTMEAQVQKAVDCYNAGATVLHLHVRELDGKGSKRLSKFNELIAGVRAAVPDMIIQVGGSISFAPENDGQAAKWLSDDTRHMLAELDPKPDQVTVAINTTQMNIMELLYPEYLAGTSLANPAYQAAYSEMTVPAGPAWVEEHLRRLQASGIQPHFQLTGMHALETLERLVRKGVYTGPLNLTWIGIGGGFDGPNPFNFFNFIHRAPNGCTLTAESLLKNVLPFNTMALAMGLHPRCGIEDTIIDQHGNRMTSVQQIEQTVRIARELGREIASGKEAREIYRIGVQYRDADETLAANGMAPNRKPGQKNLPLAA
- a CDS encoding MFS transporter; protein product: MHIHHVDHGAHGNFAARTGTRAYAWIVFALTFGLLLSDYMSRQVLNAVFPLLKTTWGLSDTQLGSLSGVVALMVGALTVPLSVLADRWGRVKSIVVMAALWSAATLGCAIATSYGEMLVARALVGVGEAAYGSVGIALILSIFPAHLRSTLTGAFMAGGAFGSVFGMALGGVVAVHLGWRWSFGAMACFGIVLVFAYMMIVTEKRVACRRNDIAVSLRANKAERPSFRATLRGLFSTVSVICAYVGSALQLFIMASVLAWMPSFLNRYYGMPTDKAAVTAAGFLLLGGVGMIVCGIVTDRVSKGHPERKWMTAIAYCVMSLVLLGIGFQLQAGPLQFVLLGAGIFVVAGTSGPAGAMVANLTPPSIHAPAFATLTLVNNLLGMAPGPLVTGYIADRIGLPGALQLVPLAAALATVMFTIGMRNYGRGLQRVEPARTALATE
- a CDS encoding RBBP9/YdeN family alpha/beta hydrolase translates to MTSPTTPTVLIVPGLRDHIEDHWQTLLQRALPNARAVAPLEHDKLSRAARTAALDAALREIDGPVVLVAHSAGVMITVHWAQQHHRQIKGALLATPVDLETPLPEGYPTQDALRDNGWLSIPRERLPFPSIVVASTNDPLARFERVAGMAQDWGSRLVHAGAVGHLNPASGYGEWPRAIELIAELSGEPAHAPC
- a CDS encoding Rieske (2Fe-2S) protein, with the protein product MKSTLDHRVCRADELAPGQRKIVFVDGRSIALFNLGGELRAIDDACPHNGASLLTGRLEGSVLRCPAHGLPFDLLTGCSPAGRALCLTTFPLRQVEDGIVITLQSSDSPTCSPT
- a CDS encoding phosphatase PAP2 family protein; translated protein: MNTLEAFNQALFLTINATTSTPRWQIGVASCVADYVIYLVPLVLAALWLSGNRDSREAALRACCVTLLALGFNQIIGLAWMHPRPFMIGLGHTFVEHAPDSSFPSDHGTVFASVALTLLFARVRWAGLLTLVAGLAVAWSRVYIGVHFPFDMLGAALIACVAYVLVWPLWSLAGNAAADVTIVLYRKLLAWPIARGWMRT
- a CDS encoding DUF4148 domain-containing protein — protein: MKSLIKAVAVAAVLAVPVMSFAQSSQPVTRAEVRAELVQLEKVGYIPSNSSDTQYPANIQAAQAKVAAANGVENSGVGGVADGSSQGGQRASFSASSYSAPVFEHH
- a CDS encoding transposase; its protein translation is MVTVLDVCSELEKEMQFEELSNEEWSLVAPTLCAPPPAGMLKRGRPRIRPRLLANAVLWVLTTGESWAKLPAHYPSQPTCRCRFEEWRRDGKLAEMIRILSDRGRRFSYVPDVPNPVPKARPKRDSRVIDERGLPRVVWRSQASWQTSTADPGRRFAPAAPAEPIEPIEPIESGRPATAAAAREPQPDTSNRGFWMGLAAKGARVTDDRGYIVYVAADLVPDAMFRGWTEITRDGRRVARSGLVGPKFGAPEAAMQCALTWARRWIEQHGVCFEFELLHRAAD
- a CDS encoding cupin domain-containing protein, encoding MNPQPATPRFSCADAQALPWTPSACASGVQIKNLGKANGRAMQLVRFEPGTVFPNHLHTGPEFIYMLEGEAVQNGQRLLPGWVGIAEAGTVENGFRSDTGCVFLLTYDVAQRFC
- a CDS encoding glycine zipper 2TM domain-containing protein, whose product is MNANVTNSTSQRSRIHPLIAGAAVSVILASVTGVAAMTGILPVSHAVQPPAAQIAPVAAQAASAPLATVEPANATAQQTGAVQQPSAAQPVAQQAAPAAPRPVHHTRKPSVAPAPQYANGNYAQSAGARQVAADPYAGEVVAINPVQTSEPTTGLGAVGGAVAGGLIGNQFGGGHGRILTTIAGAVGGGLAGNGIEHAVRKQTSYQVQVRMQDGSYRNFTYATEPQVQVGQRVHVSGDTLTAS